From the Juglans microcarpa x Juglans regia isolate MS1-56 chromosome 7D, Jm3101_v1.0, whole genome shotgun sequence genome, the window AAATGCAATATTAATCTTTCAACATATGGGATTTATTATAtgatttgatgaaataaatcaaTGATACCGTGAAGACTATTTGCCGGAGTTCTCTCGGAAAAACTTGGCTTTAGTGAACATCTTTCCACTCTGGAAATCTATATCGTTTTATTTGGTTGTtcaatatttcatttctttctctgaATTGCTCTGAAATCTATATCTTTTATTCTCTGTTTTTCGCTTATTCTTTCCATATTATTTCAATGTATTTGGAGCAAACAATGGAGCTGATTTTCAGGAAATAAGAACCCAACAATCTAAATTTCAAGGCCAAAATGCTTTGACTTGTAATTTTGATAACTTGTTCGCTGTTCTTTACCATTCCGTTTACGCGTTAAATATACCTGTTTTAATTGGTGCTTCTGAtgcatttgattttttcaaaacttcaaatgaaaaaataaaaacaaaacaaagctaTTTAAtcgtttaaaaattatttagagCAACATTTTCTTGAACGCTTCATACACAAATACATGGTTTCCAAAACACAACGACACACGTTCATTCACTTCCCAGTTCCCacttctatattttattttacaaggtttaattaatagaaaaaaacaaCGAAAAAAGCTTAGTTTAAACATTCAACCGGAAATTTCAATTGCCTTGACAACTGGTTTCTTCACTTCCACTTTGGGAACGGTAACAGTGAGAACCCCATTTTCCATGGCAGCCTTAATCTCATCCATCTTTGCGTTCTCAGGCAGCCTGAATCTCCTCAAGAACTTGCCACTGCTGCGCTCCACCCTGTGCCAGGTGTCGGTCTTGTCTTCCTTCTCCACATTCCTCTCACCGCTTATCTGAAGCACTCTGTCGTCTTCAACTTCAACATTCACTTCCTCCTTCTTGAGCCCAGGGAGATCCGCCTTGAACACATGGGCTTCTGGTGTCTCCTTCCAATCCACGCGAGAATTGACGAAAGCAGAATTCTCCCTCGCAAACTGAGATCCTGATAGAGAAGAAGAAGCGAGTGGAAAATTCTTAAAGGGATCCCATATTTCGAGCGAGAATGGATCGAAGACATTGCTTCGTCTGCCACAAAATGAACTTGGAACCAACGACATCTTCACTTGTTTTCTTTGACACTTACGTACGGAAGCAGAGCAATCGACTAAAATTGAGTTGAGAAAGATTACAAAAATCACTCAGGAATTCTTACAAGTTTTAAAAGCACGAAAATGGGCTCTCGGACTTATAGATTTGTTGAGGATTCTTCGAGTGATTTCTCGAGAACCGAAGGATTCTTCGAGTACTTTTCCGAGTGTTCTCGTTTTCTATTAACGCCTTCTATCTGCTCTGGCCGTGGTCCAGTATTTGGTCGCAAGACTTTCCAGCATCTTCGCGGACCTtccaaagaggaaaaaaacacATCAGCAAAATCtaatgttttattaaatgaatGTTTGCAACTCATTACATTTGTGGGGTCCACAAACTTTAGTTTATGAGCCTATAGGGTCAGCAGATGATGTTCCCACGAATGCCAAGAAAAAGTACGTTGGTCAAACGGCGGAAGCCACCAATAATGTTCCCGAAAGGGCCCACCGAGTATCTATAAGAGGAGAGTGGGCGGCATAGTAGTACGCTCagcgatttttttatttttaatatatttaaatattttaaaaaaaaaaaaatatatatatatatatatataagtatacttaaaattacttttttaattattaattaaaataaaaaaaattgagcaacGATCAAATAGAATGATCAAATTGAAGAGGTAAAGTAATTTtgttttaagagaaatattttgatcCCGAATTAGAGATTCAAAAAGTtccaataatttatttatttatttatttagtaattaagaaattatttttaatgatattgtgaatttttttattttttaaaaatatttatgatgattaaaaaatagataaaaaaataaaaatataaaatatacttttcgaGTGACATTTTCGATAAATGTATTGCTGCTCTATTTATAAATACCCAACTTGTAAGCCTTCGTATCATTGAAGAATTTGGAAAGTGTTTGTAGTTGTGGGAATCCTAAAGCTGTTCTGCTCTAATTGAAACCTACACCAAATCcataaagaaaaaagtaatatcACAAATATGTGATTCGAGTCTTTTTGGAGGTCGACAAAGCAACATCTTTGATCTTTTTACCCTCCAACTCCGAGACCCTATAAGAGATTTTGCTTTCCGTTCTTTACTAACTTCTGCCCGTTTCCTCCCATGTTGTCGAGAAACCTCAGCTTTTGCCAACATCCAAATCGATTGGAAGGAGACACCAAAAGCCCACTTACTTAAGACGGATCTCCCAAGACTGAAGAAAGAGGAAGTAAAGATTGAAGTTAAAGATGGAAGAGTGCTTCAGATAAGCGGAAAGAGGAATTCGGATAATGAAGACaagaatgacacatggcataggcTGGAACGCAGCAGTGGCAAGTTCTTAAGAAGTCTTGGGCTGCCGGAGAATGTAAAGATGAAGGAGATTAAAGTTACAATATTGGAGAATGAAGTTCTCACCGTAACGATTCCTAAAGAAGAAGTCAAGCAGCCTGATGTCAGGACTGTTGAGATTTCTGGTTAATTACATTCCTTTGCATCTTCGATGGGAATGGAGTCTTTTTGCTTGTTCTGTTGGTTTGcagttttgtgtttttgttttttttttttgcctatgCTTCGAGTGTGAAGTATTTGGTGCTTTATATGATAGATTGATGGTGTGGAAAAGTTGATCATGCAAGTTTACGTCTGTATACttgtttcaaacttttgattatttCTCAATGACTTCTTCTATAGTTGAATTTTAGCTTCTTCGCATAGAGTTACATTTGGTTGAATAGGAAGAAAATAagtgcgtgcgtgtgtgtgtggggaAAGAGGTCAAGTAAAATAaggaagtaaataaatataaaatttcttaatcaaGGTTGTATTCTAATTAAAGTAGTATTTATCAACTTTCCCTCCAATTCTAGATGGTGAAATTAATTTGAGTTTGGAAACAAGATCACAAAATCGAGGTGAAATGGTGAGTTTCCTGTAGGTTTATCCCTGATCACAAAATCGAGGTGAAATGGTGAGTTTCCTGTAGGTTTATCCCTTTGAACGCAAACAAACGAAAACTAGTCCTACCATCTGCTATCATCTTCTTCCCTTGCAGTTCCTCTTTTGTAAGTCCTTCACGGACACCGCCcatgccatctctctctctctctctctctctctctctcacacacacacacacacaaattctTGTTAAAATGACCCAAGATGCCGAATAGCTCTAGAATATTGGAGTGCTGCCATCCTTTCCGGTTACGTACGTTGCTGTCATGGATCTCTGATCTAATAAATTCCGGCCATTGGTTTTTCTCCGTCAAGTTAAAGGTCATGTTATCCCTGTAAATACCCTGAACTCCGAAACTCTCCACAACGCACATCACAATCtcaagttatattatttttcttatttcaaaatattgttcTCTTTCGAATTCCTACTACTTGGTCCATTTCGCAAgttcctcttcttttctttgcttAATCTGGGTTCTGTTAATAAATTGTATGTGAGGCATTTCTGTTATCTGTAATTTATTACGTCTATAAGTTGGGCGTTTgaattctctttcttttgaatattttaagtTCAGAATGGTACCGTTCTGCGTGACGACAATCTTGCCAAAAAATGAGCAGCGATGAAGGTAGGAAAGCACCGAAACAAtcttggcaaaaaaaaaaaaaaaatgctgaaaatcgtataatataaaatcatcatttgtcttaaaattttaaattaataaaaaagagatatatttatttatttatattatattattaacaatttttttacgTGTGGATCAGACTCTTATTTAATAAGTAGACTCaatacgtaaaatatttaaataaattagatagaATATAGAGTCAAGATTAGCTTTGATGCCTTgaagaaaataagtaaaaatagaatttgaaagagttttataatttctaaaattaatattatgtgCATTAAGATTACTTATGTAtaggaaaagagaaaagggaaataaaaaaataaataaatataagatcagATAGTATTTTAATATACATCAACagaatataagagaaaatattatatgaaagaaaaatcaaaagaaggaATAAtattctccctctctcccgtaaAAAATTAATGACTCCATATTTGATTTTCCCCACAGGGAGAGCAGGCTTCCACTTTCTATTCCTCCTTCCTCTCCATTCCTCTTTCCTCAATTTATCTACATTgcctatcatatttttttttacttagtcttattttgttttcttcaaaataaaaaaaatagatgtacAGCTTTTCGATAACTCTCGAGAGACACGCGTAGCATAAGTAAATTCACATGTTGAAAATCGTTTGTAGGAAAGTGGTAGGAGTGAAAGTTGGTCGGTTTGGACTGGAGAAACTGACCGGATGGGATCGACTCTAAAACAAGACCGGTCGGTCTCAGTCCCTAAAATAGAGGACCGAGAATTTTCGGTCCGGTTCCAGTCTAGGGGTTTCCCACCCCAGACCtgaccggctgaattaaaaaaaatattatttatatagcaattgtataattaattttgtaattttcatctaacctatcaccattataaattttaaatatattattaacaaattaatattctatcagttaactaatgtataatatcaattaactaattatataagctaagaatatgattttcatttaatttattatcattaactatataaaaatagttttattgagttagttacacaatccacattaataatttactaaattttaatttagtattttaaataattttttttattaatttattttaaaaaaataatagggtTGGTCCCTAGGGATGTTTGGTCCTGTCCggagaaaatgatggaccgaaaatttCGATTCATCGCCCCTCGGACCGGATTGAACCGATTTACACTCCTAGAAAGTGGCAATTTTGTGAAAATCATCGTGCGTGATTTTCACGAACCGCCCACATCTACGTGTGGTCCTCACGCGCCACACCTTCCGGCAGCTCTTATCGACACACCTAACAAATTATCGGACTCGCTACAAccaaattttttagatttgaccTTTGTGGCTGAAAATAGATAAGCGTGTTGCCTTCACAACTCGTCACAAATTTCAAACTCTACCAGAGTTGGTCCAAACTGTGATCTGTCCTTT encodes:
- the LOC121239103 gene encoding 18.1 kDa class I heat shock protein-like; this encodes MSLVPSSFCGRRSNVFDPFSLEIWDPFKNFPLASSSLSGSQFARENSAFVNSRVDWKETPEAHVFKADLPGLKKEEVNVEVEDDRVLQISGERNVEKEDKTDTWHRVERSSGKFLRRFRLPENAKMDEIKAAMENGVLTVTVPKVEVKKPVVKAIEISG
- the LOC121239528 gene encoding 17.3 kDa class I heat shock protein-like; this translates as MGSRTYRFVEDSSSDFSRTEGFFEYFSECSRFLLTPSICSGRGPVFGRKTFQHLRGPSKEEKNTSAKSNVLLNECLQLITFVGCSALIETYTKSIKKKVISQICDSSLFGGRQSNIFDLFTLQLRDPIRDFAFRSLLTSARFLPCCRETSAFANIQIDWKETPKAHLLKTDLPRLKKEEVKIEVKDGRVLQISGKRNSDNEDKNDTWHRLERSSGKFLRSLGLPENVKMKEIKVTILENEVLTVTIPKEEVKQPDVRTVEISG